Proteins from a genomic interval of Candidatus Rubidus massiliensis:
- a CDS encoding Leucine Rich repeats (2 copies): protein MNELVEYILENKSKTLDLLDWSFRNNFIEMFNLDTILLMAKLRPDIEKISIAYIYPEMLRNLQHLPNLKELHLEECVVIQEDWQEIVYLKKLESLSICRIEYIDKELFFYLSTLPNFLSLSIDECDYLSPKDLQNIYLIEDLNLLKLNNIRWSEYSFEIFENIAKIKNLNELIFLKKMSITDEFLVALLPLKKNLKKLSILFDEYDSDICISDQGIKTISEFKLLCFLQINNCQKITKSGYSFLINLPYLKTLKIKNCQVNDEILNLLNKLENLVELKITGLHATTKPFSFISKLTNLQTLAFNFSISSLQGIGVLSKLQALELNGCKESNILNFNELLSLKHLKYVDFSYSLVDSNALSFLLNLPNLETLFLENCNNITGEIHSSLIIQSNFKNISFKSCINMNDKFLESLSHILSLEKLNLSGCVKITDEGIQNLTKLKNLTHLSLKNCIYLTYNTIKFLTLIPSLRTIDLENCNNLSEEYLKQLLLLPNLKEINLRGCDKISDNFLIKNINLVEWHKYSYKHFLKK from the coding sequence ATGAACGAACTAGTAGAATATATTCTCGAAAATAAATCAAAAACATTAGATTTATTAGATTGGTCTTTTAGGAATAATTTTATTGAGATGTTTAACCTTGATACAATCCTTTTAATGGCAAAACTAAGACCTGATATAGAAAAAATAAGTATCGCTTACATCTATCCTGAAATGCTACGCAACTTACAACACCTACCAAATCTTAAAGAACTACACTTAGAAGAATGTGTTGTCATTCAAGAGGATTGGCAGGAAATTGTTTATCTAAAAAAATTAGAGTCCTTATCTATTTGTAGAATAGAATATATCGACAAAGAACTCTTTTTTTATTTATCGACACTTCCTAACTTTCTCTCTTTATCTATTGATGAATGTGATTATTTATCTCCAAAAGATTTGCAAAATATCTATTTAATTGAAGACCTGAATCTACTGAAATTAAACAACATAAGATGGTCTGAATATTCATTCGAAATTTTTGAAAACATCGCTAAAATTAAAAATTTAAATGAATTAATTTTTCTTAAAAAAATGAGCATTACAGATGAGTTTTTAGTAGCATTATTACCCTTAAAGAAAAATTTAAAAAAACTTTCTATTTTATTTGATGAATATGATTCAGATATTTGCATTTCTGATCAAGGTATAAAGACTATAAGTGAGTTCAAGCTGTTATGTTTTTTACAGATTAACAATTGTCAAAAAATTACCAAAAGTGGATATAGTTTCTTAATAAATTTACCCTATTTGAAAACATTAAAAATTAAAAATTGTCAAGTTAATGACGAGATTTTAAATCTTTTGAATAAATTAGAAAATTTAGTTGAATTAAAGATAACTGGTTTACATGCTACAACAAAGCCATTTTCATTTATAAGTAAATTAACTAATCTACAAACATTAGCTTTTAATTTTTCAATTAGCTCATTGCAAGGAATTGGAGTACTATCAAAATTACAGGCTTTAGAATTAAATGGCTGCAAAGAATCAAATATATTAAATTTTAATGAATTGTTAAGTTTAAAACATTTAAAGTATGTAGATTTTAGTTATTCATTAGTAGATAGCAACGCTCTATCATTCTTACTAAATTTGCCTAACTTGGAAACTTTATTTTTAGAAAACTGCAATAATATTACTGGCGAAATTCATTCATCTTTAATCATTCAATCTAATTTCAAAAATATTAGCTTTAAATCATGCATAAATATGAATGACAAATTCTTAGAATCTCTCTCACACATATTGTCTTTAGAAAAGCTAAATTTGAGTGGATGCGTAAAAATTACTGATGAAGGGATTCAAAATTTAACTAAATTAAAAAACTTAACTCATTTATCATTAAAAAATTGCATTTATTTGACTTACAATACAATAAAATTTTTAACTCTTATACCATCTCTTAGAACAATTGATCTAGAAAATTGTAATAATTTATCGGAAGAATATTTAAAACAATTATTATTATTACCAAATTTAAAAGAAATTAATTTACGTGGATGCGATAAAATAAGCGATAATTTCCTAATCAAAAATATTAATTTAGTTGAATGGCATAAATATTCTTATAAACATTTTTTAAAAAAATAG